In Oncorhynchus clarkii lewisi isolate Uvic-CL-2024 chromosome 2, UVic_Ocla_1.0, whole genome shotgun sequence, one DNA window encodes the following:
- the LOC139367135 gene encoding inactive serine protease 35-like isoform X2 — protein sequence MVPVPLCLLLSVTLLAVVVAVEAHEATGGDDEYTWPQWKVPLVRNRRTVALSSPGFTAKPQGKLNGTCGIECQRRLPDPSLADLEEFLSYETVYENGTRTLTSVSVQGLNEVNAWPAGNSSSSSKSRRRREVYGTDTRFSIADKQFSTKYPFSTSVKISTGCSGVLLSPKHVLTAAHCIHDGQDYVSGAQKLRVGVLKEKSRRGKGGKGKRGRGKGKRRKEEDKEEEEKEEKDGGNERKGRKGKDRKSRSRRSAEVEKPSFRWTRVKQTQVPKGWFKGGASDGVAADYDYAVLELKKAQKVKHMDLGVIPSVKKLPAGRIHFSGFDDDRPGNLVYRFCSVSEESKDLLYQYCDAKPGSSGSGVYIRLKEPGKKKWKRKIIGVFSGHQWVDVNGNGAQQDYNVAVRITPLKYAQICYWVHGDSSECRDA from the coding sequence ATGGTCCCCGTACCCCTGTGTCTCCTGCTCTCAGTGACGTTGCTAGCCGTGGTGGTGGCTGTGGAAGCCCATGAGGCCACAGGAGGAGATGATGAGTATACCTGGCCGCAGTGGAAGGTGCCACTGGTAAGGAACAGGAGGACGGTGGCCCTTAGCAGCCCCGGCTTCACAGCCAAACCTCAGGGAAAGCTGAATGGAACCTGTGGGATTGAGTGCCAGCGTCGCCTCCCCGACCCCTCTCTGGCTGACCTGGAGGAGTTCCTGTCCTATGAGACGGTGTACGAGAACGGAACGCGCACCCTGACCTCTGTGTCTGTGCAGGGCCTCAACGAGGTCAACGCTTGGCCTGCTGGgaactcctcctcttcctccaagtCACGCCGCAGACGGGAGGTCTATGGCACAGACACCCGCTTCAGCATCGCTGACAAGCAGTTCTCCACTAAGTACCCCTTCTCCACCTCCGTCAAGATCTCCACGGGCTGCTCTGGTGTCCTGTTATCCCCCAAACATGTCCTAACGGCCGCCCACTGCATCCACGACGGACAGGACTACGTGAGCGGAGCACAGAAGCTACGTGTGGGCGTCCTCAAGGAGAAATCCCGGCGTgggaaaggagggaaggggaagagaggacgGGGTAAAGGCAAGAGGAGGAAAGAAGAAGACaaggaagaagaagagaaagaagagaaagatggagggaatgagaggaaaggaaggaaagggaaagacagaaagagcCGCAGTCGTCGCAGCGCAGAGGTCGAGAAGCCATCCTTCCGGTGGACCAGAGTGAAGCAGACCCAGGTCCCTAAAGGCTGGTTCAAAGGCGGGGCATCGGACGGTGTGGCGGCTGACTACGACTATGCCGTGCTGGAGCTGAAGAAGGCCCAGAAGGTCAAGCACATGGACCTGGGCGTCATCCCTTCGGTCAAGAAGCTGCCCGCCGGCAGAATCCACTTCTCAGGCTTTGACGACGACCGGCCCGGCAACTTGGTGTACCGCTTCTGCTCGGTGTCGGAGGAGTCCAAAGACCTGCTGTATCAGTACTGTGATGCCAAGCCCGGCTCCAGCGGCTCCGGGGTCTACATCCGCCTCAAAGAGCCCGGCAAGAAGAAATGGAAGAGGAAGATCATCGGGGTGTTCTCCGGCCATCAGTGGGTGGATGTCAACGGCAATGGGGCGCAGCAGGATTACAATGTGGCGGTGAGGATTACGCCCCTCAAGTATGCCCAGATCTGTTACTGGGTCCATGGGGACTCCAGCGAGTGCCGGGACGCCTGA
- the LOC139367135 gene encoding inactive serine protease 35-like isoform X1 has product MKQPLLEFHLPCCQETGHWRVVYSPTEEQTYTEGAISNVKESRARPICAMVPVPLCLLLSVTLLAVVVAVEAHEATGGDDEYTWPQWKVPLVRNRRTVALSSPGFTAKPQGKLNGTCGIECQRRLPDPSLADLEEFLSYETVYENGTRTLTSVSVQGLNEVNAWPAGNSSSSSKSRRRREVYGTDTRFSIADKQFSTKYPFSTSVKISTGCSGVLLSPKHVLTAAHCIHDGQDYVSGAQKLRVGVLKEKSRRGKGGKGKRGRGKGKRRKEEDKEEEEKEEKDGGNERKGRKGKDRKSRSRRSAEVEKPSFRWTRVKQTQVPKGWFKGGASDGVAADYDYAVLELKKAQKVKHMDLGVIPSVKKLPAGRIHFSGFDDDRPGNLVYRFCSVSEESKDLLYQYCDAKPGSSGSGVYIRLKEPGKKKWKRKIIGVFSGHQWVDVNGNGAQQDYNVAVRITPLKYAQICYWVHGDSSECRDA; this is encoded by the coding sequence agCCAGGCCCATCTGTGCAATGGTCCCCGTACCCCTGTGTCTCCTGCTCTCAGTGACGTTGCTAGCCGTGGTGGTGGCTGTGGAAGCCCATGAGGCCACAGGAGGAGATGATGAGTATACCTGGCCGCAGTGGAAGGTGCCACTGGTAAGGAACAGGAGGACGGTGGCCCTTAGCAGCCCCGGCTTCACAGCCAAACCTCAGGGAAAGCTGAATGGAACCTGTGGGATTGAGTGCCAGCGTCGCCTCCCCGACCCCTCTCTGGCTGACCTGGAGGAGTTCCTGTCCTATGAGACGGTGTACGAGAACGGAACGCGCACCCTGACCTCTGTGTCTGTGCAGGGCCTCAACGAGGTCAACGCTTGGCCTGCTGGgaactcctcctcttcctccaagtCACGCCGCAGACGGGAGGTCTATGGCACAGACACCCGCTTCAGCATCGCTGACAAGCAGTTCTCCACTAAGTACCCCTTCTCCACCTCCGTCAAGATCTCCACGGGCTGCTCTGGTGTCCTGTTATCCCCCAAACATGTCCTAACGGCCGCCCACTGCATCCACGACGGACAGGACTACGTGAGCGGAGCACAGAAGCTACGTGTGGGCGTCCTCAAGGAGAAATCCCGGCGTgggaaaggagggaaggggaagagaggacgGGGTAAAGGCAAGAGGAGGAAAGAAGAAGACaaggaagaagaagagaaagaagagaaagatggagggaatgagaggaaaggaaggaaagggaaagacagaaagagcCGCAGTCGTCGCAGCGCAGAGGTCGAGAAGCCATCCTTCCGGTGGACCAGAGTGAAGCAGACCCAGGTCCCTAAAGGCTGGTTCAAAGGCGGGGCATCGGACGGTGTGGCGGCTGACTACGACTATGCCGTGCTGGAGCTGAAGAAGGCCCAGAAGGTCAAGCACATGGACCTGGGCGTCATCCCTTCGGTCAAGAAGCTGCCCGCCGGCAGAATCCACTTCTCAGGCTTTGACGACGACCGGCCCGGCAACTTGGTGTACCGCTTCTGCTCGGTGTCGGAGGAGTCCAAAGACCTGCTGTATCAGTACTGTGATGCCAAGCCCGGCTCCAGCGGCTCCGGGGTCTACATCCGCCTCAAAGAGCCCGGCAAGAAGAAATGGAAGAGGAAGATCATCGGGGTGTTCTCCGGCCATCAGTGGGTGGATGTCAACGGCAATGGGGCGCAGCAGGATTACAATGTGGCGGTGAGGATTACGCCCCTCAAGTATGCCCAGATCTGTTACTGGGTCCATGGGGACTCCAGCGAGTGCCGGGACGCCTGA